A single window of Leopardus geoffroyi isolate Oge1 chromosome D4, O.geoffroyi_Oge1_pat1.0, whole genome shotgun sequence DNA harbors:
- the SOHLH1 gene encoding spermatogenesis- and oogenesis-specific basic helix-loop-helix-containing protein 1 isoform X2, translating to MASRGAEPGAGGCGGSSPSSAQGCREDKVPERAGSGLPRNVLSERERRKRISVSCERLRALLPRFDGRREDMASVLEMSVQFLRLAGGLVPSQELPTAALAPSKETWRKWQRDVLQLALSSPTSAGAPDSGMAAPGVAVPQAATAGVAEGEAPLGAAEVLDGPPALPEPCSLVTRPPDPSPSKALRLPPPWPPRSWQPPSPLVSKEAQSCRGHAGPLMEGADSSMTLDARSASGCDVEDGASFLLSASPDWWLGSLEGRGASVPSRSMARSSLLDRAEPSFLTDIGPGSQELPDGPLEPWGSDAGCPSLALRDEVDSIFPDFFPC from the exons ATGGCGTCCCGGGGAGCTGAGCCAGGCGCTGGGGGGTGCGG CGGCTCTTCCCCATCCAGTGCCCAGGGCTGCCGCGAAGACAAGGTGCCCGAGCGTGCGGGCTCCGGCCTCCCGCGGAACGTGCTCAGCGAGCGGGAGCGCAG GAAGCGGATCTCTGTGAGCTGCGAGCGCCTGCGGGCCCTGCTGCCCCGCTTTGATGGCCGGCGGGAGGACATGGCCTCGGTCCTGGAGATGTCGGTGCAGTTCCTGCGGCTGGCCGGCGGCCTGGTGCCCAGCCAGGAGCTGCCCACCGCC GCTCTCGCTCCGTCCAAGGAGACGTGGCGTAAGTGGCAGAGGGACGTTTTGCAGCTGGCCCTGTCAAGCCCGACCTCAGCAGGGGCACCAGACTCCGGGATGGCGGCGCCTGGCGTGGCCGT GCCCCAGGCTGCGACCGCAGGTGTGGCCGAGGGCGAGGCCCCGCTGGGGGCGGCCGAGGTGCTGGACGGGCCGCCAGCCCTCCCCG AGCCTTGCAGCCTGGTGACCCGGCCCCCAGACCCAAGTCCCTCCAAGGCCCTGAGGTTGCCTCCACCCTGGCCTCCCCGCTCCTGgcagccaccctcccctctggtgagCAAAGAGGCTCAGAGCTGCCGGGGCCACGCTGGGCCCCTGATGGAGGGGGCCGACTCTTCCATGACACTGGACGCCAG GTCTGCGTCCGGATGTGATGTGGAAGATGGGGCGTCCTTCCTGCTGAGCGCCAGTCCCGACTGGTGGCTGG GGTCTCTGGAGGGCAGAGGCGCCAGTGTCCCTTCTCGGAGCATGGCCAGGAGCAGCCTGCTggacagggcagagcccagctTCCTGACAGACATCGGGCCCGGCTCCCAGGAGCTCCCAGACGGCCCCCTGGAACCCTGGGGCTCGGACGCCGGctgccccagcctggccctgcGGGATGAGGTGGACAGCATCTTCCCCGACTTCTTTCCCTGCtag
- the SOHLH1 gene encoding spermatogenesis- and oogenesis-specific basic helix-loop-helix-containing protein 1 isoform X1, whose amino-acid sequence MGGRRGSRRTSTTAFWGSRSSAPRPLPGSGSSPSSAQGCREDKVPERAGSGLPRNVLSERERRKRISVSCERLRALLPRFDGRREDMASVLEMSVQFLRLAGGLVPSQELPTAALAPSKETWRKWQRDVLQLALSSPTSAGAPDSGMAAPGVAVPQAATAGVAEGEAPLGAAEVLDGPPALPEPCSLVTRPPDPSPSKALRLPPPWPPRSWQPPSPLVSKEAQSCRGHAGPLMEGADSSMTLDARSASGCDVEDGASFLLSASPDWWLGSLEGRGASVPSRSMARSSLLDRAEPSFLTDIGPGSQELPDGPLEPWGSDAGCPSLALRDEVDSIFPDFFPC is encoded by the exons ATGGGGGGAAGGCGGGGCTCCCGGAGGACGTCCACTACGGCGTTCTGGGGTTCACGGAGCTCGGCGCCCCGGCCTCTCCCGGGCAGCGGCTCTTCCCCATCCAGTGCCCAGGGCTGCCGCGAAGACAAGGTGCCCGAGCGTGCGGGCTCCGGCCTCCCGCGGAACGTGCTCAGCGAGCGGGAGCGCAG GAAGCGGATCTCTGTGAGCTGCGAGCGCCTGCGGGCCCTGCTGCCCCGCTTTGATGGCCGGCGGGAGGACATGGCCTCGGTCCTGGAGATGTCGGTGCAGTTCCTGCGGCTGGCCGGCGGCCTGGTGCCCAGCCAGGAGCTGCCCACCGCC GCTCTCGCTCCGTCCAAGGAGACGTGGCGTAAGTGGCAGAGGGACGTTTTGCAGCTGGCCCTGTCAAGCCCGACCTCAGCAGGGGCACCAGACTCCGGGATGGCGGCGCCTGGCGTGGCCGT GCCCCAGGCTGCGACCGCAGGTGTGGCCGAGGGCGAGGCCCCGCTGGGGGCGGCCGAGGTGCTGGACGGGCCGCCAGCCCTCCCCG AGCCTTGCAGCCTGGTGACCCGGCCCCCAGACCCAAGTCCCTCCAAGGCCCTGAGGTTGCCTCCACCCTGGCCTCCCCGCTCCTGgcagccaccctcccctctggtgagCAAAGAGGCTCAGAGCTGCCGGGGCCACGCTGGGCCCCTGATGGAGGGGGCCGACTCTTCCATGACACTGGACGCCAG GTCTGCGTCCGGATGTGATGTGGAAGATGGGGCGTCCTTCCTGCTGAGCGCCAGTCCCGACTGGTGGCTGG GGTCTCTGGAGGGCAGAGGCGCCAGTGTCCCTTCTCGGAGCATGGCCAGGAGCAGCCTGCTggacagggcagagcccagctTCCTGACAGACATCGGGCCCGGCTCCCAGGAGCTCCCAGACGGCCCCCTGGAACCCTGGGGCTCGGACGCCGGctgccccagcctggccctgcGGGATGAGGTGGACAGCATCTTCCCCGACTTCTTTCCCTGCtag